From the Gordonia bronchialis DSM 43247 genome, one window contains:
- a CDS encoding pyridoxamine 5'-phosphate oxidase family protein, whose translation MTTSTPIREADSLPPVPDPAIDRPRFPDGYGVDTDPAGARDWASAEQKLVAAQHYWLCSVRPDGTPHTVPRWGVWVAGRFFYDGAPTTRHTRNVEVNPACTLTLESGTDVVIVEGNSVAVRARADGLGERIAAAFGKYAELGYSPEANAWESMTNGGGLRAITPRRAFAWSSFPTDCTRFTFATE comes from the coding sequence ATGACGACGAGCACACCCATCCGCGAAGCCGATTCCCTTCCGCCCGTTCCTGATCCTGCCATCGACCGCCCCCGCTTCCCCGACGGCTATGGCGTCGACACCGACCCCGCCGGCGCCCGCGACTGGGCGTCGGCGGAGCAAAAACTCGTTGCTGCACAACACTATTGGCTGTGTTCGGTACGTCCGGACGGCACCCCACACACGGTGCCCCGTTGGGGGGTCTGGGTCGCCGGTCGATTCTTCTACGACGGCGCCCCGACGACCCGGCACACACGCAACGTCGAAGTCAATCCAGCGTGCACACTGACCCTGGAGAGCGGCACGGATGTGGTGATCGTCGAAGGCAATTCGGTTGCCGTCCGCGCACGCGCCGATGGTCTCGGTGAGCGCATCGCGGCGGCGTTCGGCAAGTATGCCGAACTCGGCTACTCGCCGGAGGCCAACGCGTGGGAGTCGATGACCAACGGCGGCGGCCTGCGTGCCATCACGCCGCGACGCGCATTCGCATGGTCGTCGTTCCCGACGGACTGCACGCGGTTCACCTTCGCCACGGAGTAG
- the purU gene encoding formyltetrahydrofolate deformylase gives MASAETSSAETSGAGTSGAGTSSPVLPDPAGRRYVLTLGCPDRTGIVARISSFLADVGGWITEAAYHSDAETGWFFTRQAVRADSVASTADQLRERFATEVAPELGDETDWRLTDTGERKSVVLLVSKESHCLTDLLGRAYRGELPASIEAVIGNHRDLEELPTRFGIPFHHVPFAGERKAEAFAEVGRIVDAHSPDAIVLARFMQILPPQLCDAWAGRALNIHHSFLPSFVGARPYHQAFARGVKLIGATCHYVTADLDAGPIIEQDVIRVDHGDSVSDMVRQGRDIETLVLARGLRWHLEDRILVHGRKTVVFS, from the coding sequence GTGGCCAGTGCAGAGACATCCAGCGCAGAGACTTCCGGTGCAGGAACATCCGGTGCAGGAACATCCAGCCCCGTCCTTCCCGATCCCGCGGGGCGACGCTACGTCCTCACCCTGGGATGCCCGGACCGTACCGGCATCGTCGCCCGCATCTCGTCCTTCCTCGCCGACGTCGGCGGCTGGATCACCGAGGCGGCCTACCACTCGGACGCCGAGACCGGCTGGTTCTTCACCCGTCAGGCCGTGCGGGCCGATTCGGTCGCATCCACCGCGGATCAGCTGCGCGAGCGCTTCGCCACCGAGGTGGCCCCCGAACTCGGCGACGAAACGGATTGGCGGCTCACCGACACCGGCGAACGCAAGTCCGTGGTGCTGCTGGTGAGCAAGGAGAGCCACTGTCTCACCGACCTGCTGGGCCGCGCCTACCGGGGCGAGTTGCCCGCATCCATCGAGGCCGTGATCGGCAATCACCGCGATCTCGAGGAACTGCCCACCCGATTCGGCATCCCCTTCCATCACGTGCCGTTCGCCGGCGAACGCAAGGCCGAGGCCTTCGCCGAGGTCGGCCGGATCGTCGACGCCCACTCACCCGACGCCATCGTGCTGGCCCGGTTCATGCAGATCCTGCCGCCCCAGCTGTGCGACGCGTGGGCCGGGCGCGCCCTCAACATCCATCACAGCTTCCTGCCGAGCTTCGTCGGCGCCCGGCCCTACCACCAGGCCTTCGCGCGGGGCGTCAAACTGATCGGCGCCACCTGCCACTATGTGACCGCCGACCTCGACGCCGGACCCATCATCGAGCAGGACGTCATCCGCGTCGACCACGGAGATTCCGTGTCGGACATGGTGCGTCAGGGTCGCGACATCGAAACACTGGTTCTCGCACGGGGTTTGCGCTGGCATCTCGAAGACCGGATCCTGGTCCATGGCCGCAAGACGGTGGTGTTCAGCTGA